DNA from Demetria terragena DSM 11295:
TGGCCAACTCCTCGGCGGTCACGGGCTGATCAACAACCATGAGGACCGCCTCGACTGCACTCCGCAGCCCGCCAGGAAATTCGTCGACGTCGAACGCCAACTGCTCAGTGCTCTCGACTTCGGGAGTCGTCTCGTCAGTCATGCGCCTGTCCGTCTCTCGTGTCGGGCGACTCGTTGTGTGAATCGGCTTGTGGTGGTTGCGCATTCGCTGCTTGCGCGTCGTGGTTCTGCTCGTCGAGAGGCACATCAAACTCGTCCCCCACCTCAACGCTGCCGGCATCATCACCGGTCCAGCGCACCGTCAGGCTTCCGAGCGCTTCGGGCTGATCGAAGGCAATGACCGCCTCTTTGAAAAGTTCCAGCAGCGCCAAAAACCGCGCCACGATCACCAGGGTCGAGTCAGCGTCCGCAACCAGGTCCCGGAAGGACGCCTCGCGCTGCACCCGCAATCGATCCACGACGAGCGCGGCCTGCTCTCGTACCGACACCTGCGCCGCATGCAAGTGAGCGAGGCCAACGGTGGGCTCGGGTTTCGGCGTCATCGCCTCGGCCGCAACTTTCGCCAACTGCTCTGGCGTCACCGTGATGATGAGTTCGGGAAGGAGACCAGCAAAGCGCTCGTCCAAGCCAGCCTGGCGTGCGGTCATTCGGCCGTACGTACCCATCCGGTCATCGATAAAACCAGCAACCTCTTTGAAGGCGCGGTATTGCAATAGTCGCGCAAACAACAAGTCCCGCGCCTCGATCAGCGCCAGGTCGTCCTCGTCCTCGGGCCCGGAGGAGGGCAACAATCGCCGGGCTTTCAACTCCAGCAGCGTCGCGGCCACCAGCAAGAACTCCGATGCCTGCCCGAGGTCCCATTCGCGCTGCTCGCTCTGGGCCAGCCGAGTGTGGGCGATGAACTCGTCGGTGACCTTGGCCAGCGCGATCTCAGTGACATCGAGTTTGTGCTTGGCGATGAGTCCCAACAGCAGATCGAAGGGCCCCGAGTAGACGTCCAGGTGCACCTCGAACGGCGCATCTGCCACCCGGCGGGTGATGACGCCGCCGGGAGTCGCGGCAGCGTCCGCTGGCGCGGAGGTCATGGATTCATCAGGCGGCGTCGCCCCGGGCGATCAACTCTCGCGCCAGTTGGCGATAGGCCTCGGCCGCCCCGTGGGTGGAGGCATACGTCGTGATCGGCTCCGCGGCAAGCGTCGCGTCAGGGAATTTGACCGTGCGCGTGATCACCGTGTGGAACACGTCGTCACCGAAGTG
Protein-coding regions in this window:
- a CDS encoding segregation and condensation protein A, producing the protein MTSAPADAAATPGGVITRRVADAPFEVHLDVYSGPFDLLLGLIAKHKLDVTEIALAKVTDEFIAHTRLAQSEQREWDLGQASEFLLVAATLLELKARRLLPSSGPEDEDDLALIEARDLLFARLLQYRAFKEVAGFIDDRMGTYGRMTARQAGLDERFAGLLPELIITVTPEQLAKVAAEAMTPKPEPTVGLAHLHAAQVSVREQAALVVDRLRVQREASFRDLVADADSTLVIVARFLALLELFKEAVIAFDQPEALGSLTVRWTGDDAGSVEVGDEFDVPLDEQNHDAQAANAQPPQADSHNESPDTRDGQAHD